The following are from one region of the Mesorhizobium sp. B2-8-5 genome:
- a CDS encoding DUF3618 domain-containing protein, with protein MTERSAAELEREAEATRARVVATADSIRDKMTPGQLFDEFTGLFRGGAGSDMLHNLKAQVRDNPLPLTVIGAGLAWLMLGSGASATPAGTNRVTRRGPGLDHGAFGAGMASSASDAAGSVAEAASGAAETVSGMASEAAGTVSNLASSAADTLASSAAAAADMATSASRSAHGLLQDQPLAAAAIGLAVGAAIGAMLPHTEVEDERLGAYRERLRDSAEDTLKEGLDIAKQVAAEAYQTASDEAGRKASSEGTLADKAGGVVKAAADKTDKSMREKLSGSDPSSSRKS; from the coding sequence ATGACCGAGAGATCCGCAGCCGAGCTCGAACGCGAGGCGGAAGCCACACGCGCAAGGGTGGTGGCGACCGCCGACTCCATTCGCGACAAGATGACCCCCGGGCAGCTCTTCGACGAGTTCACCGGGCTTTTCAGAGGCGGCGCGGGCTCCGACATGCTTCACAACCTGAAGGCCCAGGTACGGGACAATCCGTTGCCGCTGACCGTGATCGGCGCGGGCCTGGCCTGGCTGATGTTGGGCAGCGGCGCCTCCGCCACCCCGGCTGGTACCAATCGTGTGACGCGGCGCGGTCCTGGCCTCGATCATGGCGCATTCGGCGCTGGAATGGCTTCGAGCGCGTCGGATGCGGCAGGCTCTGTTGCCGAAGCCGCCAGCGGAGCGGCCGAAACTGTTTCGGGAATGGCAAGCGAAGCAGCCGGCACGGTGTCGAACCTGGCAAGCAGCGCAGCCGACACACTGGCGAGCTCGGCGGCGGCTGCGGCCGATATGGCGACGAGCGCCAGCCGATCGGCGCATGGTCTGCTTCAGGACCAGCCTCTCGCAGCAGCCGCCATCGGCCTCGCCGTCGGAGCTGCGATCGGCGCCATGCTGCCCCACACCGAGGTCGAGGATGAGCGATTGGGTGCCTATCGCGAGAGGCTTCGGGACAGTGCCGAAGACACTTTGAAAGAAGGCCTCGACATTGCAAAGCAAGTCGCGGCCGAAGCCTACCAGACGGCGAGCGACGAAGCCGGACGTAAGGCCTCGAGCGAGGGCACGCTGGCCGACAAGGCCGGCGGCGTTGTCAAAGCCGCGGCCGACAAGACCGACAAATCGATGCGGGAGAAACTCTCCGGTTCCGACCCGTCCTCGTCCCGGAAATCGTAG